A single window of Nitrospirota bacterium DNA harbors:
- a CDS encoding acetyl-CoA carboxylase carboxyltransferase subunit alpha: protein MHYYLDFEKPVAELEKKIEELRRLADGKDMDIASEIKRLEKKAKDLRADVFSKLTPWQKTMIARHPERPYTLDYTGFFMEDFIELHGDRRFADDPAIIGGFAKFHGMPIAVIGHQKGRGTKERIWRNFGQPHPEGYRKALRIMKLAERFGRPIITFIDTPGAYPGIGAEERGQGEAIATNLFEMSMLKTPIISVIIGEGGSGGALALGCGDRILMMEHSIYSVISPEGCAAILWKKNGAEVGQEEYEKASEALKLTAQDLFDLGVIDEIIPEPVGGAHRAPVEAATALGKAIKKHLTEILKKPADVLLGERYKKFRLFGSLKSEV from the coding sequence ATGCATTATTATCTCGATTTTGAAAAACCAGTTGCTGAGCTTGAAAAAAAGATTGAGGAATTAAGACGCCTTGCAGACGGCAAAGACATGGATATTGCCTCTGAAATAAAAAGACTGGAAAAAAAGGCCAAAGACCTGCGTGCCGACGTTTTTTCAAAACTAACCCCATGGCAGAAAACCATGATTGCAAGACATCCTGAGAGGCCCTATACGCTCGATTACACAGGCTTTTTTATGGAAGATTTCATTGAGCTTCATGGTGACCGGCGGTTTGCCGATGACCCGGCTATCATAGGAGGGTTTGCAAAATTTCATGGCATGCCGATAGCAGTCATTGGCCACCAGAAAGGCAGAGGCACAAAGGAAAGGATATGGAGAAATTTTGGCCAGCCCCACCCTGAGGGCTATAGAAAGGCCCTGAGGATTATGAAACTTGCTGAGAGATTTGGCAGGCCAATTATTACCTTTATAGACACCCCAGGGGCATATCCTGGTATCGGGGCTGAGGAAAGAGGGCAGGGAGAAGCAATAGCCACAAACCTTTTTGAAATGTCCATGCTCAAAACTCCCATAATATCTGTAATAATCGGTGAAGGGGGAAGTGGAGGCGCATTAGCCCTCGGATGTGGTGACAGGATACTAATGATGGAACATTCAATTTATTCAGTAATCTCGCCCGAAGGTTGCGCTGCAATACTCTGGAAAAAGAATGGCGCAGAGGTCGGACAGGAAGAATACGAAAAAGCCTCGGAAGCCCTAAAACTCACAGCGCAGGATCTATTCGATCTGGGTGTTATTGACGAAATAATTCCAGAACCAGTTGGAGGTGCACACAGAGCTCCAGTAGAGGCTGCTACTGCCCTCGGTAAGGCAATAAAAAAGCATCTTACTGAGATATTAAAAAAACCAGCAGATGTCCTTTTAGGAGAGCGATATAAAAAATTCAGACTGTTTGGTTCATTAAAAAGTGAGGTTTAA
- the rplQ gene encoding 50S ribosomal protein L17, with translation MAGRGFGRNTNQRKALLRGLVIALFEHQRIETTLAKAKEAKKMAEHIITLARTGDLHSRRLALSCLSNKDVVSKLFDEIMPKLKQRNGGYLRVLKSRVRPGDGSSMAILEFVDYESLRKEKTEKEEKKKKVVATRSREVAKS, from the coding sequence GTGGCAGGAAGAGGTTTCGGAAGAAATACAAATCAAAGGAAGGCGCTTTTAAGGGGACTTGTGATTGCCCTTTTTGAGCACCAGAGAATAGAGACGACCCTCGCTAAAGCAAAAGAGGCCAAGAAGATGGCTGAACATATAATAACTCTTGCCAGGACAGGAGATCTCCATTCAAGGAGGCTGGCCCTTTCCTGCCTGTCTAATAAAGATGTAGTGTCGAAACTCTTTGATGAAATCATGCCCAAACTAAAACAAAGAAATGGTGGCTATCTAAGGGTTTTAAAGAGCAGGGTTAGGCCCGGTGACGGTTCATCCATGGCTATTCTTGAATTTGTTGATTACGAAAGCCTGAGAAAAGAGAAAACAGAGAAAGAAGAAAAGAAGAAAAAAGTCGTTGCGACTCGCAGCCGAGAAGTAGCCAAATCTTAG
- a CDS encoding DNA-directed RNA polymerase subunit alpha yields MDLKKKGFQLPEKVYFEEESLTSTYGKLYAEPFEKGFGITLGSSLRRVLLSSLEGAAVTAIRIPGVLHEFSTIPGMKEDVVDIILNIKQLKFRLHGDSEKTVAVKAAGAGEVKGKDIIAGAQVEVLTPKQHIATLDKGAKFELEMTVKKGRGYVPAERNKEEGLPIGMIAVDSIFTPVKKVNFWIEGARVGQATDYDRLIMEIWTDGSITPQKAVSQAANIMIGHLSLFSMEEDELLKEEAAMETAGSNTPVFNENLLKSVDEMELSVRSFNCLKNANIKTIADLVQKTEQEMLKTKNFGRKSLNEIKEILHIMGLHFGMRIDLDLYKTAAQKETINAS; encoded by the coding sequence ATGGACCTGAAGAAAAAGGGTTTTCAATTGCCTGAAAAGGTTTACTTTGAGGAAGAGAGTCTTACCAGCACATATGGAAAGCTTTATGCTGAGCCCTTTGAAAAAGGGTTTGGTATTACCCTCGGGAGTTCCTTAAGAAGGGTTCTGCTTTCGTCCTTAGAGGGGGCTGCTGTAACTGCAATCAGAATTCCCGGTGTACTCCATGAATTCTCTACAATCCCTGGCATGAAAGAGGACGTAGTTGATATTATACTCAACATCAAACAGTTGAAATTCAGACTTCATGGAGATAGCGAAAAAACTGTTGCAGTAAAGGCAGCAGGAGCCGGGGAAGTAAAAGGGAAAGATATAATTGCAGGAGCGCAGGTGGAGGTTCTTACCCCCAAGCAGCATATAGCCACTCTCGATAAAGGTGCAAAATTTGAACTCGAGATGACAGTAAAAAAGGGCAGAGGCTATGTCCCGGCAGAAAGGAACAAAGAAGAAGGGCTGCCTATAGGCATGATAGCAGTAGACTCTATTTTTACTCCTGTAAAAAAAGTCAATTTCTGGATTGAAGGTGCAAGGGTCGGGCAAGCAACAGATTATGACAGGCTTATTATGGAGATATGGACTGACGGGAGCATTACACCACAAAAGGCAGTCTCACAGGCAGCAAATATTATGATCGGGCATTTATCCCTTTTTTCAATGGAGGAAGATGAATTATTGAAAGAGGAAGCAGCTATGGAGACGGCTGGCAGCAATACCCCTGTCTTTAATGAAAACCTCCTTAAAAGTGTTGATGAGATGGAGCTTTCAGTTCGTTCCTTTAACTGTCTTAAAAATGCCAATATAAAGACAATAGCTGACCTTGTCCAGAAAACAGAACAGGAGATGCTCAAGACCAAGAATTTTGGAAGGAAATCCCTGAATGAAATCAAAGAGATTCTTCATATAATGGGATTGCATTTTGGTATGCGCATAGATTTAGACCTGTATAAGACTGCTGCTCAGAAGGAAACAATAAATGCGTCATAG